In one Novosphingopyxis iocasae genomic region, the following are encoded:
- a CDS encoding RlmE family RNA methyltransferase, protein MTKERVRTARKRSAQSTRWLQRQLDDPYVKRAKAEGYRSRAAYKLIELDEKFALLKGARRVVDLGIAPGGWAQVIRKHHPKAAIVGIDLLPVDPIEGVTLFEMDFMDDAAPGLLIDALGGPPDLVISDMAANTTGHKQTDHLRTMGLVEAAAEFAIENLEPGGSFLSKSFAGGSDQTLLTELKRNFMSVKHAKPPASRKGSVEWYVVAKGRKS, encoded by the coding sequence ATGACCAAGGAACGCGTCCGTACCGCCCGCAAGCGCAGCGCCCAATCGACCCGCTGGCTGCAACGCCAGCTCGACGATCCTTATGTGAAGCGCGCAAAAGCCGAGGGCTATCGCAGCCGGGCGGCCTATAAGCTTATCGAACTGGACGAAAAGTTCGCCCTGCTGAAGGGCGCGCGCCGCGTGGTCGATCTGGGTATCGCGCCGGGCGGCTGGGCACAGGTGATCCGCAAGCACCATCCCAAGGCAGCGATCGTCGGCATCGATCTGTTACCGGTCGATCCGATTGAAGGCGTCACGCTGTTCGAAATGGATTTCATGGATGACGCCGCGCCAGGCCTGCTGATCGACGCCCTGGGCGGTCCGCCCGACCTCGTCATCAGCGACATGGCGGCCAACACCACCGGCCACAAGCAGACCGATCACCTGCGTACGATGGGCCTGGTGGAAGCGGCGGCGGAGTTCGCGATCGAAAATCTGGAGCCGGGCGGCTCGTTTCTATCCAAATCCTTTGCCGGGGGATCGGATCAGACGTTGTTGACCGAGCTGAAGCGGAATTTCATGTCCGTCAAACACGCAAAGCCACCCGCCAGCCGCAAGGGCTCCGTCGAATGGTATGTTGTCGCGAAAGGCCGAAAGAGCTGA